A window of the Brassica napus cultivar Da-Ae chromosome A2, Da-Ae, whole genome shotgun sequence genome harbors these coding sequences:
- the BNAA02G32290D gene encoding uncharacterized protein LOC106404212, with translation MAGGGPTFSIELSAYGSDLPTDKASGDIPNEEGSGLSRVGSGIWSGRTVDYSSESSSSIGTPGDSEEEDEESEEDNDEEELGLASLRSLEDSLPSKGLSSHYKGKSKSFGNLGEIGSVKEVPKQENPLNKKRRLQIYNKLARKSFYSWQNPKSMPLLPVHEDNDDEEGDDGDLSDEERGGDVLARRPSFKNRALKSMSCFALSDLQEEEEEEEDE, from the exons ATGGCAGGAGGAGGACCAACTTTCTCAATCGAGTTGTCTGCATACGGAAGCGATCTGCCAACCGACAAGGCTTCCGGTGATATACCAAACGAGGAAGGAAGCGGTTTAAGTCGTGTCGGAAGCGGAATCTGGTCAGGACGGACGGTGGATTACTCGTCGGAGAGTTCATCATCGATCGGAACTCCGGGAGACAGcgaggaagaagacgaagaaagcGAAGAAGACAATGATGAGGAGGAGCTAGGGTTGGCTTCATTGAGATCTCTAGAAGATTCTCTCCCAAGCAA AGGTTTATCGAGTCACTACAAAGGTAAATCAAAATCGTTTGGGAACTTAGGAGAGATCGGGAGTGTTAAAGAAGTGCCGAAGCAAGAGAATCCATTGAATAAGAAGAGAAGGTTACAGATCTACAACAAGCTGGCGAGAAAGTCTTTCTACTCATGGCAGAACCCTAAGTCTATGCCTCTTTTGCCTGTTCATGAAGACAACGATGATGAGGAAGGAGACGATGGAGATCTGAGTGATGAAGAGCGAGGAGGAGATGTTCTTGCGAGGAGACCATCGTTCAAGAACAGAGCATTGAAGTCTATGAGTTGTTTTGCTCTCTCAGATCTgcaggaagaagaggaagaagaagaagatgagtga
- the LOC125585117 gene encoding meiosis-specific protein ASY2-like: protein MSSVPRLSRRQKGKSVAATSTPARNPDGGRLGDLESAHHAAMMDTANLSRSQRLLVADATRLAREGNENVAVSDATDCARDGQSGATPVDSVTLRARPMEGDPPENDDPEAELVPTTFYPDGIFEELPRLLPNLLRPAFVAGQDWEGVEETKSTPRSVKKVLRSKGATGVTFLIPTKEQRPWSPPIGYQTVYESYFQEDTRCWFPIPRLITAYARRRDIAISQLLNGSLRLAVTLSILAEQIDMPMSVRSFEEMTSITDMKDGTYSVKMRPNCNVCAGHPNKTQNWQRSYFFLKSDVSAFEEPPQEDYRVLWNRSCVGHPTSPVYPEDFLKSVQAVALLRIYRWSEITVEKTYELKDRIARRGWRSDLPTVLPIRAKRLEIFPRDIQKQVNEAKRMGTLPDLSAMLAVQLGLTSGGGPSTAVPRASEVPPSGAASAKKSRKRKRGVSGAEENAEEASGVPPSGDLQKKKKKRKKTKRSVEAQSEGPEEPTGTEEEDEETRPEEEVSEAEVSRERDDAREADGSEASLNAAIPDGSDEDSGESPLLVRRHNDEIDDDVRSPVLTLPSEETPAITGAGAVQTGTSPRGSAILRRAPGINFPDKVSFHYEGPAPLAYVPEKCGELLRQLRGRAKSLPAVRDLIFGDEYEEAARAKLLGDGAMNVVIDKYDTALKGVSTELELAKKEHAEKEEASARQLSTSKANVERLNGMVTRAMARRDELKADLVASRGIIHELEQKNAELEGEKASLAASHEREMKRLRDSRILEVTKERGRVEAEMSAKANRRFARIRSREERRSLYDKARLLHSQAFGTRKCLEALKRAGSDILQATIDLFAEQEKKYEQEAEELKVGEIPEVDLTLSPLILDSQFVDARILASLDPYGSNAGLIDPETAANLVTPPSDPIDGRRDEPTPFVEGSSAAFEGETPNRGTNAAEDGGPVLVLSDTSAEGSRRGNEEVARESSVRASELSALNDRESDRED, encoded by the exons ATGTCATCGGTTCCGAGATTATCGAGGCGACAAAAAGGGAAATCGGTCGCGGCGACATCGACGCCGGCAAGGAATCCCGACGGAGGTCGTCTCGGGGATCTGGAATCTGCCCACCATGCGGCGATGATGGACACCGCCAATTTATCTCGTTCCCAAAGGCTTCTGGTCGCAGATGCTACGAGGCTTGCGAGGGAAGGGAATGAGAACGTCGCTGTTAGCGACGCGACGGATTGCGCGAGAGACGGGCAGAGCGGGGCGACGCCTGTCGACTCGGTTACTTTGAGAGCTCGCCCTATGGAGGGCGATCCTCCTGAGAATGACGATCCCGAAGCTGAGTTAGTCCCAACGACCTTCTATCCTGACGGGATTTTCGAGGAGCTTCCGAGGCTTCTACCCAACTTGCTTCGCCCTGCCTTCGTGGCTGGTCAAGACTGGGAGGGTGTAGAAGAGACTAAATCTACCCCGAGGAGCGTGAAGAAGGTTCTTCGATCCAAGGGCGCTACGGGCGTAACTTTCCTTATCCCCACGAAAGAGCAGAGACCTTGGTCTCCTCCGATCGGATATCAGACGGTATACGAGTCTTACTTCCAGGAGGACACTCGCTGTTGGTTCCCGATCCCGCGACTGATCACTGCGTACGCTAGGCGGCGAGACATCGCGATTAGCCAACTGTTGAACGGCTCGTTGCGACTGGCCGTCACCTTATCGATTTTAGCGGAGCAGATCGATATGCCGATGAGCGTCAGATCTTTCGAGGAGATGACCTCGATAACCGATATGAAGGACGGAACCTACTCGGTGAAAATGCGACCAAACTGTAATGTATGCGCCGGTCATCCGAACAAGACGCAGAATTGGCAGCGCTCTTACTTCTTTCTTAAATCCGACGTCTCGGCTTTCGAGGAGCCTCCTCAGGAGGACTATCGGGTTCTTTGGAATCGATCCTGTG TTGGCCATCCTACGTCTCCCGTCTATCCCGAAGATTTCTTGAAGAGCGTTCAAGCCGTCGCTTTGCTTAGAATCTACCGTTGGTCTGAGATCACCGTCGAGAAGACCTACGAGCTTAAAGATCGGATTGCTCGAA GAGGGTGGAGGTCAGATCTTCCAACAGTTCTTCCTATTCGCGCGAAGAGGCTGGAAATTTTTCCGAGAGATATCCAGAAACAAGTCAACGAGGCAAAGAGAATGGGAACTCTTCCAGACTTGAGCGCGATGCTTGCCGTTCAACTAGGACTGACTAGCGGGGGCGGGCCCTCGACGGCTGTCCCTCGCGCTAGCGAGGTTCCTCCTTCCGGTGCTGCGAGTGCGAAGAAAagtaggaagaggaagaggggtgtcTCGGGAGCCGAGGAGAACGCCGAGGAGGCGAGCGGCGTCCCCCCTTCCGGTGatcttcagaagaagaagaagaagaggaagaagaccaaGAGGTCTGTTGAGGCTCAATCGGAGGGCCCCGAGGAGCCGACTGGTACTGAGGAGGAAGACGAAGAAACTCGGCCTGAAGAGGAGGTTTCTGAGGCCGAAGTCTCGAGAGAGCGAGATGATGCGAGGGAAGCAGATGGATCTGAGGCTTCCCTTAACGCCGCCATCCCGGATGGTTCCGACGAAGATAGTGGTGAGTCGCCGCTTTTGGTGAGAAGGCACAACGACGAGATCGACGATGACGTGCGATCTCCTGTTCTGACGCTTCCTAGCGAGGAGACTCCGGCTATCACTGGGGCGGGGGCCGTTCAGACCGGCACGTCTCCTCGCGGCTCTGCTATCTTAAGGAGGGCTCCCGGGATTAACTTTCCGGATAAGGTCTCTTTCCACTACGAAGGGCCGGCCCCTCTGGCGTACGTTCCCGAGAAGTGCGGGGAGCTTCTTCGTCAGCTTAGAGGGAGGGCAAAATCCCTTCCTGCCGTGAGGGACCTCATCTTCGGGGATGAATACGAGGAGGCTGCGAGGGCAAAGCTGCTG GGAGACGGCGCGATGAACGTCGTGATTGATAAGTACGACACTGCCCTGAAAGGAGTCTCGACTGAACTTGAGCTGGCCAAGAAGGAACACGCGGAGAAGGAGGAAGCTTCTGCTCGTCAGCTGAGTACATCAAAGGCTAACGTCGAGAGGCTCAACGGGATGGTCACTCGTGCGATGGCTCGAAGGGACGAACTCAAGGCCGACTTGGTGGCATCTCGCGGGATTATCCATGAACTCGAGCAGAAGAACGCTGAGCTCGAGGGCGAGAAAGCTTCGCTCGCTGCATCTCATGAAAGAGAGATGAAGCGCCTTAGAGATTCCAGGATCTTGGAAGTGACAAAGGAACGAGGAAGGGTTGAGGCCGAGATGTCTGCAAAGGCTAACCGTCGCTTCGCCAGGATTCGCTCCCGAGAGGAACGTCGAAGCCTTTACGACAAGGCTCGGTTGCTTCATAGCCAAGCTTTTGGGACCAGAAAATGCCTCGAAGCCTTGAAGAGGGCTGGGAGCGACATCCTGCAAGCCACGATCGATCTTTTCGCGGAGCAAGAGAAAAAATACGAGCAGGAGGCCGAGGAGCTCAAGGTTGGTGAGATACCCGAGGTGGATCTCACGCTTTCTCCTCTTATATTGGATTCCCAGTTTGTGGATGCTCGTATTTTGGCGAGTCTTGATCCCTACGGGTCCAATGCCGGTCTGATCGACCCAGAGACCGCAGCAAATCTTGTTACTCCGCCCTCTGATCCAATCGACGGGCGCCGCGACGAGCCGACGCCTTTTGTAGAGGGTTCTTCGGCTGCGTTTGAGGGGGAGACGCCTAATCGGGGGACCAATGCTGCTGAAGACGGTGGTCCTGTCCTCGTGCTCTCGGATACTTCGGCTGAAGGGTCTCGTCGAGGTAATGAGGAGGTTGCTCGCGAGTCGAGTGTCAGGGCTTCGGAGCTTTCTGCCCTCAACGATCGTGAGAGCGACCGAGAGGATTAG